In a genomic window of Streptomyces katrae:
- the pelF gene encoding GT4 family glycosyltransferase PelF — MHAQAGVRRPGAPHVTLLTEGTYPHSHGGVSVWCDQLVQGMPDIDFEVIAVTGTGREPLAWDLPGHVLGVRSVPMWGAPPEGRAPRGRGHRRLSGAYEQFLTALLDPRAEAGFAPALSTMARAASDGALSPYLRGDHAIAVLAAVWNRPGLTVREARPTLHDALTATSLLEHALRPLAAPPPQHGVAHAVSGGVAVLPGLAALERHGVPLLLTEHGVYLRERYLGYRTAPYRWPVKAVVLGFFRLLAEESYRRAALVTPGNRYNRLWEEEGGADPQAIRTVYNGVDPAAFPPAGPEPDAPTLSWAGRVDPIKDLETLIRAFALVSERVPEARLRLFGGTPRGGEAYRERCEALARDLGHADAVTFEGRVDDIKDAYAAGNVVMLSSISEGFPFTLIEAMSCGRATVSTDVGGVREAVGEAGLVVPPRDPRAMAEAALELLGDAPRRAAMGEAARLRVIEQFTLRQTIDTFRSIYLELPGLARTPRTGARRTPVPAQAAPVPAPAGLTPVAVAAGRARRQERARPPAPVRALTPDGRRPRESEAPAATGTGSLAG; from the coding sequence ATGCACGCTCAAGCCGGCGTGCGGCGCCCCGGCGCGCCGCACGTCACCCTGCTCACCGAAGGCACCTATCCGCACAGTCACGGCGGGGTCAGCGTCTGGTGCGACCAGCTCGTCCAGGGCATGCCCGACATCGACTTCGAGGTGATCGCCGTCACCGGAACCGGCCGGGAACCCCTGGCCTGGGACCTGCCCGGCCATGTCCTCGGAGTCCGGTCGGTGCCCATGTGGGGCGCTCCCCCCGAGGGCCGCGCCCCGCGCGGCCGCGGCCACCGCAGGCTCTCCGGCGCCTACGAACAGTTCCTCACCGCACTCCTCGACCCCCGCGCCGAGGCCGGGTTCGCCCCCGCCCTCTCCACGATGGCCCGGGCGGCCTCCGACGGCGCCCTGAGCCCCTACCTGCGCGGAGACCACGCCATCGCGGTGCTCGCGGCGGTCTGGAACCGCCCCGGGCTCACCGTGCGCGAGGCCCGGCCGACCCTGCACGACGCCCTGACCGCGACCTCCCTGCTGGAGCACGCCCTGCGCCCGCTCGCCGCCCCACCCCCGCAACACGGCGTCGCCCATGCCGTCAGCGGCGGCGTCGCCGTACTCCCCGGACTGGCCGCACTGGAACGGCACGGCGTCCCGCTGCTACTCACCGAACACGGCGTCTACCTGCGCGAACGCTACCTCGGCTACCGCACGGCCCCCTACCGCTGGCCCGTCAAGGCCGTCGTCCTCGGCTTCTTCCGGCTGCTGGCCGAGGAGAGCTACCGGCGGGCCGCCCTGGTCACCCCCGGCAACCGCTACAACCGGCTGTGGGAGGAAGAGGGCGGCGCCGACCCGCAAGCCATCCGCACCGTCTACAACGGCGTCGACCCCGCCGCCTTCCCGCCCGCCGGGCCGGAGCCGGACGCACCCACCCTCAGCTGGGCCGGCCGGGTCGACCCCATCAAGGACCTGGAGACCCTGATCCGGGCCTTCGCCCTGGTCAGCGAACGGGTCCCCGAAGCCCGGCTGCGCCTGTTCGGCGGCACCCCGCGCGGCGGAGAGGCCTACCGCGAACGCTGCGAGGCCCTGGCCCGCGACCTCGGCCACGCCGACGCGGTCACCTTCGAGGGCCGGGTCGACGACATCAAGGACGCCTACGCGGCCGGGAACGTCGTGATGCTCTCCAGCATCAGCGAGGGCTTCCCCTTCACCCTGATCGAGGCCATGTCCTGCGGGCGGGCCACCGTCTCCACCGACGTGGGCGGGGTACGGGAGGCGGTCGGCGAAGCCGGCCTCGTCGTGCCGCCCCGCGATCCGCGGGCCATGGCCGAAGCGGCCCTGGAACTCCTCGGAGACGCCCCCCGCCGCGCCGCGATGGGGGAGGCGGCCCGGCTGCGGGTCATCGAGCAGTTCACCCTCCGCCAGACCATCGACACCTTCCGGTCCATCTACCTGGAACTGCCCGGCCTCGCCCGCACCCCGCGCACCGGAGCGCGCCGGACCCCGGTCCCGGCGCAGGCCGCCCCCGTCCCCGCCCCCGCCGGCCTCACCCCCGTGGCCGTCGCCGCCGGGCGGGCCCGCAGACAGGAGCGGGC